Sequence from the Ooceraea biroi isolate clonal line C1 chromosome 2, Obir_v5.4, whole genome shotgun sequence genome:
ttaattttatcgttaattaagtaattagttaattaaattctttgttCGTAGTATACGTGCGTGTCTTCGTGCAGCAAATTGTCCGATTGACACCGATCGCGTTAACTAACGGGGACCGTTTTATCGTAAACTCAACATGCGTGTTTTTGTCTttttaagataatataaaagttttgttgTATCATCTGGTCAAGAGAGAAATCTCATAAACAGCACATACGTAATCTCCCCTCATCGAGAATACACTTCTCAATCCATATATTGCTTATAAATGTGAACGCCTTTGTAACAACGTGCACAAATGTAAATGCTCTCCTTCATCGTTAACGAAGGCGGACAATTCAACAAGGCGAATCTAGCAATTTCAATTCACTTATTCAATTACGCTTAATTTTCTTCGGCGTGCAAACCAGCGCTCGAACAGACTACCAAGTAAACGCTAAAACAAACTGCAACTCAATAAACGATCCAATTATTCCGCAAGAATAAATCCATTAATTTCCGTCTACATGAATGCGCGCACGTAAACTTTCTTCACGTGGGTACGAAAAAGCGATCCTGTTCACCACCATCCACGGTACTATCATACTCTCCAGAAAAGTAGGCTTGCCTAAACTGATTACTAAATAGCCTAACATATTTACTATGACACTTCTCGCGGATTTCTTGTGACGAAACTTCTCAATAAATTTTGCGAAACGTTCGCACGTAAATGTTCGATCGCGAACGATCGGCTATGAGTCATTATAACGAGCGATCCATTGGCAGGATCTACAATATCCTCACCGAGGGTATAAGCTCACCATATGATTTTCTGCGCAGGATCATGGCTGTAAAGGAGTGGTTCCGGAGACTGCAGCCAGTACAGCTGTACCTGGTGTTGTTCTTCACCACGGCTTTCTTCCTGGTCGAGATCGTCGCCAGCCACGTGACACATTCGTTGACCCTGCTGCTCAACGCGTACCACATGCTTTGTAACATTGTAGCGCTCGTCGGCTGCATCGCCTCGATCAAGGTAAGCGTGAAGACGCAACCCGCTGGATCCCGTCGTGGCCTGGCTCGGCGACGCGATCCGCCGACACACGATGCCGTATGAACCTTCTGACCTACTCCGTGACCCACTCTGCGTGACGATTCCAAGTGTGCTTTCTGATGTAACTCGTTCATTACCTTCGGAATTGTAAAGATTTAACTTTATCAACTAACGGAATAACGGAAGATTTAACTTCATTCAATATCGCAATTATCGTAAGCGATATGTTGTTATACATATCGTTATTAAGTAAACCAGTAAAAATGTATTGCTAATTATAACTGTATGTCGTGTAACATGATATCGAGATCACGCGAGAGTACAAGCGACCTATCACTCTTCCCATTAATGCATGTATTCCCGAGGAAAATCGATGGGGGAAATCGGTGTGTCTCTCGAGAAGGTTCGCATTAAGATTTACGCTGACACGTATCGCTTGAATAAGTCGGCCAAGTTCATCAACGACACACTTTACTGGGTACATTTAACGAAACGAAACCCACACGCGATTGTATTTGCAAGAGGTTGATGAAAGTGCATAAGAGACGGCATCGCGTCAAAAATTATGCGCGTGGCCCGCGTTTTCTTCACAGCTAGGTTCACGCACCGCATTTCGTTTTCATCACAGACActgtatttctataatttattatacaattgcgTGTGACCGCGGTGTGCTTGCAGTACAGCTATCGAGAAAGATACAGCAACAGCAGTAGCCGCAATTCGGTGGGAAATTCATCCATCTGCGTTAATGTAGAGGAGCAGGGTTCCATTACGTCGTTGTCGACGAAGACAAAGGTACGCTCGGTCGAAGAGTAAAATCTTTTCGATCGCGAATTTTTCGTATAAAACCGATATCATCTTACTAGATATAAAAGAGAATATTTCGCTTATTAAAGACAAACGTTCTTGCATTGTTGCTAAAATCTTCATTAGGTAATAGATTATCTTCACattcaaagagaaagagagaaatgtaattaacattCTCTATTCGAAATTCGCTTCGCAGGAATCAGACAAGAGATTAAAAAACACGTTTGGATGGGCTAGGATCGATATTGTCACGATGCTCGTCTGCTGCGTGTTCGTCGcttctttctgtttttctctgTTGATTGAAGCGTTGCAGACATTGGTGCACATCGATCACTTGGATGAGATGCATCATCCGTTGCCAGTACTATGTATCGGTGCTTCCGGGATCCTTTTGAATGTCTTATGTTATATCTTAATTGGTGGATTTACGTTCAATCAGAGTGTCTTCTTGCACGTCACCAATAGCGGGGATGTAATACTGTGCAGGTGAgttccatttatataaataatcgaaGAACTCGATCAAGAAATGTTTCCTTTTTATatgctaataataaaagtttaaagtgTAGAGTCCAAAATATCCACAtgtttttgataataaataataattatcgcaaaATTTGGCATTTCAGGAACGTGAACTCGCAGGAAACGAAAGAAGGTGAGCAACGATTGTCAGCGCAAACTAGAAGAAGTCCACTAGCGATGCCGAAAAGTCAAGGCTTCCGAGAGATATGCCGGGACGTTCTTGGTTGCGTATTTGTCATATTGGTGTCGATTTTAGTCTACTTCACCGATTCCGAAGTGGCCAAGTATATCGACCCGGTTTTCGCCATTATTTCGTCAATTTTGCTGTTCGTCCTTTGCTACCCGTATAGTAAGTGCCATAATTcacgaaaaaaatatcaattcaatattaattcataaaatatcaatacaaactattttaatttgttcacgaaaaaatattaatctaattttttactgTCCGTTCATAGTGAAGGAATCAGGCCTGATTCTGCTGCAAACGATTCCGAACCATATTAACATCGACAATCTGAAAAGAGAATTGTTAGAGGCTTTCCCTGGTATTGTAAACGTCCACGATTTACACGTGTGGCAACTAGCAGGAGAGAAAATCATTTCGACggcacatataatatttttggatCCGACGGtgcgtaaattaaattctgaatCGCTCTCGATTTGTATAGAATAATTTGTCAGTTTTTCAAGAAAACCAGTGACCTCGACAGTACTCAAtctcttaaaattaaatgtttcctcCATTTTCTATTCTAGGTTTATGCTAATATCACGGAGCAAGTAACTGCCTTTTTCGTGGAAATGGGTATCACGCAAGTCACTATACAGCCAGAATTTCACAAGGTACGGCAGTTATGTCTCGTCAATGCACgtctttatctttaaaataaatgttgttGAGTGATACGTCAAACGAATCTTATCCGTCATTATCTTATCAGGTACAGCCGCACATGGAGAAAACCAACTGCTTGATTCGCTGCCACGGCGAACACTGCAGTACCTCCCAATGTTGTTCGCGGGAGAACTTCCTGGAGGATACGTGCAACTCGGTGAAGGACGACACGATCAACAAGAAGTATGACAAAAAGGAGATAGTACCAGCCACGTGTTCGATTAATCTAGAAAAGTTCACCGTTTACAAGGAGGAGACGCTAGAGCAAACTACGAGCGACGAAAGCACGCGGGAAAAATCAGCGTGTGACCCGATGAGCGAAAACACATGTTACACTAATGACGAACAGACACCAGCGGATATCGTAGATATCGACTCCAGTGCCTGTATGATAAACGTAGTCGATCGATTATCTGATAGTACTGTTACCCGTCGACATTCTACAGCTCTCGACAGCAAGTTGGACCACAACATCGTATCTTAGATCTCTGTTCATTTCTCAGACACAGATAACAGTTTGATCTAATCCTCGATATATGTTCGACATTTTCCTGCTTGAAACATTATACAAAACGTTCATCGCGATCTGGACATTATAACTTGTGACttataatttctgaaatcCGATAAAAAAAGTTGGAGAAGTAAGGACAAACATTAGTTCATTTTTATCCGTTTGCTAATAGCATTATTTGTCAAATTATTATCAACGGAATTAAGGACAATTGCAATTGTTATACATACGTAAAGATGCATCAAATGAGAAGACTGCAAGCTAGTATTAAGTATCCCGATGCATATACAACGCAGTTTGTCGCAATAGATAGTTAACTTTTAGTAGTAGTCTCGCAAACTTGGGCAACACGCGTGCCAGTTATTAAAAGAGTATGATATCGATTTTTTACGGTTTTAGTAATTTAATAGAACGAAAGagcattataaaatatgtattcttGATTGATATTGTCGTActcatttgttaattatttacattatatgtaaataatttcttttatccaACAAATTTATCACAGTTATGTTATTGTTAAACGATGTttctatgaataataatatttggataatttataatgacaaTGCAATCATTATCCAACATAACTGCACTCGCAAATATGCTTTGttatcatttatcatttatgtTATAAAGTTATACTTATAAAGTTTGCTAGCCTATGAATATATGCCAaaaatttttacgattttttaattattttaaacagctatctaaaatatatatatcaaaacattgttatcattataaatttgttacaaCTACAATGAcagatttaataacatatatatttatccacTACCGCAATACTATCATTACCATTTTTAAAAGTAGACctttatattatgtttattttatattaagctGCATTCAACTTAAGTAGACCAGTTATCTATagtttaattgatattataataataactcaCTAACACAAGTATTAGTACAGCTGGACATgttcctccctttttctcttgtaagaaaatgtatatatatatagaacatTTATACAACATTTAT
This genomic interval carries:
- the LOC105280098 gene encoding zinc transporter 1, translated to MAVKEWFRRLQPVQLYLVLFFTTAFFLVEIVASHVTHSLTLLLNAYHMLCNIVALVGCIASIKYSYRERYSNSSSRNSVGNSSICVNVEEQGSITSLSTKTKESDKRLKNTFGWARIDIVTMLVCCVFVASFCFSLLIEALQTLVHIDHLDEMHHPLPVLCIGASGILLNVLCYILIGGFTFNQSVFLHVTNSGDVILCRNVNSQETKEGEQRLSAQTRRSPLAMPKSQGFREICRDVLGCVFVILVSILVYFTDSEVAKYIDPVFAIISSILLFVLCYPYMKESGLILLQTIPNHINIDNLKRELLEAFPGIVNVHDLHVWQLAGEKIISTAHIIFLDPTVYANITEQVTAFFVEMGITQVTIQPEFHKVQPHMEKTNCLIRCHGEHCSTSQCCSRENFLEDTCNSVKDDTINKKYDKKEIVPATCSINLEKFTVYKEETLEQTTSDESTREKSACDPMSENTCYTNDEQTPADIVDIDSSACMINVVDRLSDSTVTRRHSTALDSKLDHNIVS